A window from Mauremys reevesii isolate NIE-2019 linkage group 9, ASM1616193v1, whole genome shotgun sequence encodes these proteins:
- the PTMA gene encoding prothymosin alpha isoform X2, with protein MSDTAVDTSAEISTKDLKEKKEVVEETENGRDAPANGNANEENGEQEADNEVDEEEEEGGEEEDEEEEGDGEEEDGDEDEEGDAPTGKRAAEDDEDEDVDPKKQKTDEDD; from the exons ATGTCGGACACGGCCGTGGACACCAGCGCGGAGATCTCCACCAAG GATctaaaagagaagaaagaagtTGTGGAAGAGACAGAAAATGGCAGAGATGCACCAGCCAACGGCAACGCT AACGAGGAAAACGGCGAGCAGGAGGCTGACAATGAAGTAGAcgaagaggaagaagaaggtgGCGAAGAAGAGGACGAGGAGGAAGAGGGTGATG gtGAGGAAGAGGACGGCGATGAAGATGAGGAAGGTGACGCACCCACAGGCAAACGGGCAGCTGAGGATGACGAG gaCGAGGACGTCGACCCCAAGAAGCAGAAAACCGACGAAGATGACTAG
- the PTMA gene encoding prothymosin alpha isoform X4: MSDTAVDTSAEISTKDLKEKKEVVEETENGRDAPANGNANEENGEQEADNEVDEEEEEGGEEEDEEEEGEEEDGDEDEEGDAPTGKRAAEDDEDEDVDPKKQKTDEDD; the protein is encoded by the exons ATGTCGGACACGGCCGTGGACACCAGCGCGGAGATCTCCACCAAG GATctaaaagagaagaaagaagtTGTGGAAGAGACAGAAAATGGCAGAGATGCACCAGCCAACGGCAACGCT AACGAGGAAAACGGCGAGCAGGAGGCTGACAATGAAGTAGAcgaagaggaagaagaaggtgGCGAAGAAGAGGACGAGGAGGAAGAGG gtGAGGAAGAGGACGGCGATGAAGATGAGGAAGGTGACGCACCCACAGGCAAACGGGCAGCTGAGGATGACGAG gaCGAGGACGTCGACCCCAAGAAGCAGAAAACCGACGAAGATGACTAG
- the PTMA gene encoding prothymosin alpha isoform X3, translating into MSDTAVDTSAEISTKDLKEKKEVVEETENGRDAPANGNAENEENGEQEADNEVDEEEEEGGEEEDEEEEGEEEDGDEDEEGDAPTGKRAAEDDEDEDVDPKKQKTDEDD; encoded by the exons ATGTCGGACACGGCCGTGGACACCAGCGCGGAGATCTCCACCAAG GATctaaaagagaagaaagaagtTGTGGAAGAGACAGAAAATGGCAGAGATGCACCAGCCAACGGCAACGCT GAGAACGAGGAAAACGGCGAGCAGGAGGCTGACAATGAAGTAGAcgaagaggaagaagaaggtgGCGAAGAAGAGGACGAGGAGGAAGAGG gtGAGGAAGAGGACGGCGATGAAGATGAGGAAGGTGACGCACCCACAGGCAAACGGGCAGCTGAGGATGACGAG gaCGAGGACGTCGACCCCAAGAAGCAGAAAACCGACGAAGATGACTAG
- the PTMA gene encoding prothymosin alpha isoform X1, whose protein sequence is MSDTAVDTSAEISTKDLKEKKEVVEETENGRDAPANGNAENEENGEQEADNEVDEEEEEGGEEEDEEEEGDGEEEDGDEDEEGDAPTGKRAAEDDEDEDVDPKKQKTDEDD, encoded by the exons ATGTCGGACACGGCCGTGGACACCAGCGCGGAGATCTCCACCAAG GATctaaaagagaagaaagaagtTGTGGAAGAGACAGAAAATGGCAGAGATGCACCAGCCAACGGCAACGCT GAGAACGAGGAAAACGGCGAGCAGGAGGCTGACAATGAAGTAGAcgaagaggaagaagaaggtgGCGAAGAAGAGGACGAGGAGGAAGAGGGTGATG gtGAGGAAGAGGACGGCGATGAAGATGAGGAAGGTGACGCACCCACAGGCAAACGGGCAGCTGAGGATGACGAG gaCGAGGACGTCGACCCCAAGAAGCAGAAAACCGACGAAGATGACTAG